The following proteins come from a genomic window of Pseudomonas syringae:
- the mscK gene encoding mechanosensitive channel MscK, which produces MFSLRSICAAALFALCLSTFPALAADPPTAQAVQQSLDKIADRKLSDADQKALQQVLEQTLGFLASKDDSEQKLKALKQQLNEAPKQTTENQRELARLKESKIVPVAQRYGGLDVPQLEQLLSQRSTQQSDLQKELNDANSLTITAQTRPERAQAEISANQTRIQQINNILKNGKDNGKTLTADQRNLLNAELASINALNLLRRQELAGNSQLQDLGGSQHDLLTEKVARQEQEIQDLQTLINDKRRAQSQKTVAELSLEAQKSGGSSLLATESAENLKLSDYLLRGTDRLNELTQQNLKTKQQLDNLTQTDQALSEQINVLSGSLLLSKILYKQKQSLPHLELDKGLADEIANIRLYQFDINQKREQMSTPNAYVDRLLATQPPENVTPQLRRTLLDLAITRSDLLERLNRELSALLNESITLQLNQKQLTSTALSLRSTLDEQMFWIPSNKPLDLEWFQNIWPRLEKQIATLPWTSSLSELSDGLTQRPLLFLPLLLLIGVLTWRRKALYQKLNRLHADIGHFKRDSQWKTPLALLINVLLAMPVALGLALCGYALQIDARGQNANLGEALLQIALAWLVFYTAYRVLAPQGVAQLHFRWETAQVEFLRGWIRRLGLVVLALVAVVAVAEHQPAALADDVLGIGVVLTCYALMTWLLGRLLISSPTHHNASLFRKAIGVAFTALPVALFLAVCFGYYYTALKLSDRLIDTLYLMMIWLMVEATFVRGLGVAARRLAYQRALAKRQAARESGDSDIPVEEPKLDIEQVNQQSLRLIRLALLAGFVGALYLVWAELITVFAYLDNIILYEYTSGTGANMSMVPISLSDFLGAGVIIVTTFVLAGNLPGLLEVLVLSRMNLAQGSAYATTTLLSYTIAGIGFVTTLSTLGVSWDKLQWLVAALSVGLGFGMQEIFANFISGIMILFERPVRIGDTITIGALSGTVSKIRIRATTITDFDRKDIIVPNKTFITGQLINWSLTDTVTRVTLKLGVDYGSDLDLVRSLLLQAARENPRVLKEPEPIVYFLNFGESTLDHELRMHVRDLGDRNPVLDEINRFINREFKRQHINISFRQMEIYLKNTQGLEYKLVPAEPAEKGDAPTGKTTLQPVDTKVAPATKDAPEPPELRLD; this is translated from the coding sequence ATGTTTTCCCTGCGTTCCATTTGTGCTGCCGCACTGTTTGCGCTCTGCCTGTCTACATTTCCGGCGCTGGCCGCCGACCCGCCAACCGCTCAGGCTGTCCAGCAAAGCCTCGACAAGATCGCCGACCGCAAGCTATCGGATGCCGATCAGAAGGCATTGCAGCAGGTGCTCGAGCAAACGCTCGGTTTCCTGGCCAGCAAGGACGACAGCGAGCAGAAGCTCAAGGCACTCAAACAGCAGCTCAATGAAGCCCCGAAACAGACCACAGAGAACCAGCGCGAGCTGGCCCGCCTGAAGGAAAGCAAGATCGTTCCGGTCGCGCAGCGTTATGGTGGCCTGGACGTACCGCAGCTTGAGCAGTTGCTCAGCCAGCGCAGCACCCAGCAAAGCGACCTGCAGAAAGAACTCAACGACGCCAACAGCCTGACCATCACCGCCCAGACCCGACCGGAGCGAGCGCAGGCTGAAATCAGTGCCAACCAGACGCGTATCCAGCAGATCAACAACATCCTCAAGAACGGCAAGGATAACGGCAAGACGCTGACCGCAGATCAACGCAACCTGCTCAATGCCGAACTGGCGTCGATCAACGCCTTGAACCTGTTACGTCGTCAGGAACTGGCGGGCAACAGCCAGTTGCAGGACCTCGGCGGCAGCCAGCATGACCTGCTGACCGAAAAAGTCGCTCGTCAGGAGCAGGAAATTCAGGACCTGCAAACCCTGATCAACGACAAGCGCCGCGCCCAGTCGCAGAAAACCGTGGCCGAGCTGTCACTTGAAGCGCAGAAGTCCGGTGGCAGCAGCCTGCTGGCGACCGAAAGTGCTGAAAACCTCAAGCTCTCCGACTACCTGCTGCGTGGCACCGATCGCCTCAACGAACTGACCCAACAGAACCTCAAGACCAAACAGCAGCTCGACAACCTGACCCAGACTGATCAGGCCTTGAGCGAGCAGATCAATGTCCTGAGCGGCAGCCTGCTGCTGTCGAAAATCCTCTACAAACAGAAACAGTCCCTGCCGCATCTGGAGCTGGACAAAGGCCTGGCTGACGAAATCGCCAACATCCGCCTGTACCAGTTCGACATCAATCAGAAGCGCGAGCAGATGAGCACCCCGAACGCGTACGTTGATCGTCTGCTCGCCACTCAACCGCCCGAAAACGTCACGCCGCAACTGCGCAGAACGCTGCTGGACCTGGCGATCACCCGCAGCGACCTGCTGGAACGTCTGAACCGCGAACTGAGCGCGCTGCTCAACGAATCCATCACCCTGCAACTGAACCAGAAACAGCTGACCAGCACCGCGCTCAGCCTGCGCTCCACGCTGGACGAGCAGATGTTCTGGATCCCCAGCAACAAGCCGCTGGATCTGGAGTGGTTCCAGAACATCTGGCCGCGCCTGGAAAAACAGATTGCGACCCTGCCCTGGACATCCAGCCTCAGCGAACTGTCGGACGGTCTGACCCAGCGCCCGCTGCTGTTTCTGCCTCTGCTGTTGCTGATCGGTGTGCTGACCTGGAGGCGCAAGGCGCTGTACCAGAAGCTCAACCGGCTGCATGCCGACATTGGCCACTTCAAACGTGACAGCCAGTGGAAAACGCCGCTGGCCCTGCTGATCAACGTGCTGCTGGCGATGCCGGTTGCACTGGGGCTGGCCCTGTGCGGCTATGCCCTGCAAATCGACGCCCGTGGGCAAAACGCCAATCTGGGCGAGGCCTTGCTGCAGATCGCCCTGGCCTGGCTAGTGTTCTACACCGCGTATCGCGTGCTGGCCCCGCAAGGCGTCGCGCAATTGCACTTCCGCTGGGAAACGGCGCAGGTCGAATTCCTGCGTGGCTGGATTCGTCGTCTGGGCCTGGTGGTACTGGCGCTGGTGGCGGTGGTCGCGGTTGCCGAACACCAGCCTGCGGCGCTGGCCGACGATGTGCTGGGTATCGGCGTGGTACTGACCTGTTACGCGCTGATGACCTGGCTGCTGGGCCGCCTGTTGATCTCAAGCCCGACGCACCACAACGCTTCACTGTTCCGCAAGGCCATCGGCGTGGCGTTCACGGCATTGCCCGTCGCGCTGTTTCTGGCGGTGTGCTTCGGCTATTACTACACCGCACTCAAGCTCAGCGACCGGCTGATCGACACCCTGTACCTGATGATGATCTGGCTGATGGTCGAAGCGACCTTCGTCCGTGGCCTCGGCGTTGCGGCACGGCGGCTGGCCTACCAGCGCGCACTGGCCAAGCGTCAGGCAGCGCGAGAAAGCGGCGACAGCGATATTCCGGTCGAAGAACCGAAGCTGGACATCGAGCAGGTTAACCAGCAGTCGCTACGCCTGATTCGACTGGCCTTGCTGGCCGGTTTTGTCGGCGCGCTGTACCTGGTCTGGGCCGAGCTGATCACAGTGTTCGCCTACCTCGACAACATCATTCTCTACGAATACACCAGCGGCACCGGCGCCAACATGAGCATGGTGCCGATCAGCCTGAGCGACTTCCTCGGCGCCGGCGTGATCATCGTCACCACCTTCGTGCTGGCGGGCAACCTGCCCGGCCTGCTGGAAGTGCTGGTGCTGTCACGCATGAACCTGGCGCAAGGCAGTGCCTACGCGACGACCACGTTGCTGTCCTACACCATCGCCGGCATCGGGTTCGTGACCACGCTGTCGACGCTGGGCGTGAGCTGGGACAAATTGCAGTGGCTGGTCGCGGCGCTGTCGGTCGGCCTGGGGTTCGGCATGCAGGAGATCTTCGCCAACTTCATTTCCGGCATCATGATCCTGTTCGAACGCCCGGTACGGATCGGCGACACCATCACCATCGGCGCCCTGTCGGGTACGGTCAGCAAGATCCGCATTCGTGCCACGACCATCACCGACTTCGACCGCAAGGACATCATCGTCCCGAACAAGACCTTCATCACCGGCCAGTTGATCAACTGGTCACTGACCGACACAGTCACCCGCGTGACGCTCAAGCTGGGCGTGGACTACGGCTCTGATCTGGATCTGGTGCGTTCATTGCTGCTGCAAGCCGCGCGGGAAAACCCTCGGGTGCTCAAAGAACCAGAGCCGATCGTCTACTTCCTGAATTTCGGCGAAAGCACCCTCGACCACGAACTGCGCATGCACGTACGCGACCTGGGCGACCGCAACCCGGTGCTGGACGAGATCAACCGCTTCATCAACCGCGAGTTCAAGAGGCAGCACATCAACATCTCGTTCCGCCAGATGGAGATCTACCTCAAGAACACTCAGGGCCTGGAATACAAACTGGTCCCCGCCGAACCAGCCGAAAAAGGCGACGCTCCTACCGGAAAAACCACCCTGCAACCGGTGGACACCAAAGTCGCCCCGGCAACCAAGGATGCGCCAGAGCCGCCTGAGTTACGCCTGGATTGA
- a CDS encoding acetyl/propionyl/methylcrotonyl-CoA carboxylase subunit alpha: MKKVLIANRGEIAVRIARACRDYGVASVAVYADADIDALHVRQADEAYGLQGERPTDTYLNIEKLLAVAARAGADAVHPGYGFLSERAEFARAVIDAGLTWIGPDPATIDALGDKVQARRIALKVGAPLVAGTENPVNDASEVVAFAEQHGLPIAIKAAFGGGGRGLKVAWKLDEVAELYESAVREAVSAFGRGECFVERFLDRPRHIEAQIIADRHGRVVVVGTRDCSLQRRNQKLIEEAPAPYLNDDLRQRIHESARAVCAEAGYVGAGTVEFLLSGDGTLSFLEVNTRLQVEHPVTEETSGIDLVIEQLRVADGLPLSFDGTPVPRGHSFEFRINAEDAGNGFLPTPGSIDVFQPPSGPGVRLDTGVTEGSRVSPNFDSMIAKLIVTGATREQAISRARRALAEFKVEGVATVLPFHREVMDHADFTAADTFAVHTRWIETDFAEQVTIAQRNTAPVDPGVLRTFVEIDGKRHELGLPAALLRGMSLNSPAPADASQPAAEAPDPHAVLTPVAGNLHAWAVEEGATVEKGQVIAIMEAMKMETSILAPCAGQLKVGKEPGGYFEAKSVIGRIEG, translated from the coding sequence ATGAAAAAGGTTCTGATTGCCAACCGTGGCGAAATTGCCGTCCGTATTGCCCGTGCCTGCCGTGACTATGGCGTCGCTTCGGTGGCGGTGTATGCCGATGCTGATATCGATGCGCTGCATGTGCGCCAGGCCGATGAAGCGTACGGCTTGCAGGGCGAACGCCCGACCGACACCTACCTGAACATCGAGAAACTGCTGGCGGTGGCGGCCCGTGCGGGGGCCGACGCGGTCCATCCAGGCTACGGCTTCCTCTCGGAACGCGCCGAATTCGCTCGCGCGGTGATCGACGCCGGCCTGACCTGGATCGGCCCCGATCCTGCGACCATCGACGCACTGGGCGACAAGGTTCAGGCCCGACGTATCGCGCTCAAAGTCGGCGCGCCGCTGGTGGCCGGTACTGAAAACCCGGTAAACGACGCCTCCGAAGTGGTCGCCTTTGCCGAGCAGCACGGCCTGCCGATTGCCATCAAAGCGGCGTTCGGCGGTGGTGGCCGTGGTTTGAAGGTCGCCTGGAAACTCGATGAAGTTGCCGAGCTGTACGAGTCTGCGGTGCGCGAAGCCGTTTCGGCGTTTGGCCGTGGCGAGTGCTTCGTCGAGCGCTTTCTGGACCGCCCACGGCATATCGAAGCGCAGATCATTGCTGACCGTCATGGCCGGGTGGTCGTTGTAGGTACGCGCGACTGCTCACTGCAACGTCGCAACCAGAAGCTGATCGAAGAGGCTCCGGCGCCCTACCTGAACGACGACTTGCGCCAGCGCATCCACGAGTCAGCCCGTGCGGTCTGCGCCGAAGCCGGTTATGTCGGTGCCGGAACCGTGGAGTTCCTGCTCAGTGGCGATGGCACGCTGTCGTTTCTGGAGGTCAACACGCGCTTGCAGGTTGAGCACCCGGTCACTGAAGAAACCAGCGGTATCGATCTGGTCATCGAACAATTGCGCGTCGCCGACGGTCTGCCGCTGTCGTTCGACGGCACGCCTGTACCTCGCGGCCACAGCTTCGAATTCCGCATCAACGCCGAGGATGCAGGCAACGGCTTTCTGCCGACGCCGGGCAGCATCGACGTCTTCCAGCCACCCTCCGGGCCGGGCGTGCGTCTGGACACCGGCGTGACTGAAGGCTCACGGGTATCACCGAATTTCGATTCGATGATCGCCAAGCTGATCGTCACCGGCGCAACCCGTGAACAGGCCATCAGCCGCGCCCGTCGCGCCCTGGCCGAATTCAAGGTGGAGGGCGTCGCCACCGTGCTGCCGTTCCATCGGGAGGTCATGGACCATGCCGACTTTACCGCTGCCGACACCTTCGCGGTACACACCCGCTGGATCGAAACCGACTTTGCCGAACAGGTCACCATTGCACAGCGCAACACTGCGCCGGTCGACCCTGGCGTGCTGCGCACCTTCGTCGAAATCGACGGCAAACGCCACGAGTTGGGCCTGCCTGCTGCGCTGCTGCGTGGCATGAGCCTGAACTCGCCAGCACCGGCTGACGCCAGCCAGCCCGCTGCCGAGGCCCCGGACCCGCACGCCGTGCTGACGCCGGTTGCCGGTAATCTGCACGCCTGGGCGGTCGAGGAGGGCGCAACGGTGGAGAAAGGTCAGGTGATCGCGATCATGGAAGCGATGAAGATGGAAACTTCAATTCTGGCGCCGTGTGCCGGGCAGTTGAAGGTAGGCAAGGAGCCTGGCGGCTACTTCGAAGCCAAGTCAGTAATCGGGCGCATAGAGGGCTGA
- a CDS encoding 5-oxoprolinase/urea amidolyase family protein, with product MRFYPANLDALLVELSNLDETLALFESLQQVPIAGVEEIVPAARTLLVHFRPAAIGFDALATQIASRDIRGQAREPGKLIEIPVHYNGEDLADVARELDISVEEVIKRHTGSDYNVAFCGFAPGFAYLSGGAGFVVPRRSTPRTRIPAGAVALAGGFSGIYPQASPGGWQIIGVTESRMWDLQRDEPALLQPGYRVRFVDAGPLPATRVSVAAPARQQASTLTEDYLDITAPGLQTLFQDLGRPGQAGQGVSASGALDRGALRAANRAVGNDPASACLEILMGGLTFTCQGQAVVAVTGAQVPVEVLTADGQRLQPPLYAPFSLQTGDQVSVGSPTAGLRSYLAVRGGFVQEPVLGSLSTDTLAQVGPPALAAGDRLGFRRRTGGPAVSVAEQPAFDMPRADQVITLDVVMGPRSDWFTAEAQQLLAQQTWLVTPQSNRIGIRLAGEQSLERAVSGELPSEGTTVGAIQVPPSGQPVLFLADHPLTGGYPVIGAVATYHLDKAGQIPVNARIRFNPLGAFEPVHPATSDETNNR from the coding sequence ATGCGTTTCTACCCGGCCAACCTGGATGCGCTCCTGGTTGAACTGTCGAATCTGGACGAGACCCTGGCCCTGTTCGAATCGCTGCAGCAGGTGCCCATCGCTGGCGTGGAGGAAATCGTTCCGGCTGCGCGGACCCTGCTGGTGCATTTTCGCCCCGCAGCGATTGGCTTCGACGCCTTGGCAACGCAGATAGCGTCACGCGACATTCGCGGTCAGGCGCGCGAGCCCGGCAAGCTGATCGAAATTCCGGTCCACTACAACGGCGAAGACTTGGCCGACGTCGCCCGCGAGCTGGATATCAGTGTCGAAGAGGTAATCAAACGCCACACCGGCAGCGACTACAACGTGGCGTTCTGCGGCTTCGCGCCCGGCTTTGCGTACCTGAGCGGTGGTGCCGGTTTCGTGGTCCCGCGGCGCAGCACGCCACGCACTCGCATTCCGGCGGGGGCGGTGGCGCTGGCCGGTGGGTTCAGCGGGATTTATCCACAGGCCAGCCCCGGCGGCTGGCAGATCATCGGTGTCACCGAATCGAGAATGTGGGATTTGCAGCGCGACGAACCCGCCTTGCTGCAGCCCGGATATCGCGTGCGTTTCGTTGATGCCGGTCCGCTGCCTGCCACCCGCGTGTCGGTGGCTGCGCCTGCTCGTCAGCAGGCTTCGACGCTCACCGAGGATTATCTGGACATCACTGCGCCGGGCCTGCAAACCCTGTTTCAGGACCTGGGCCGTCCCGGTCAGGCCGGGCAGGGCGTTTCGGCCTCCGGCGCGCTGGACCGTGGTGCGTTGCGTGCGGCTAATCGCGCAGTCGGCAATGACCCGGCCAGCGCTTGCCTGGAAATTCTCATGGGTGGCCTGACGTTTACCTGTCAGGGGCAAGCCGTTGTCGCGGTGACTGGCGCTCAGGTCCCGGTCGAGGTGCTGACCGCCGACGGCCAACGGCTACAGCCGCCGCTTTACGCGCCTTTTTCGCTGCAGACCGGCGATCAGGTCAGCGTCGGTTCACCGACTGCCGGGCTGCGCAGTTATCTGGCGGTTCGCGGTGGTTTCGTTCAGGAGCCGGTGCTCGGCAGCCTGTCGACGGACACGCTGGCCCAGGTCGGGCCCCCAGCGCTGGCGGCCGGTGACCGGCTGGGCTTCAGGCGCAGGACCGGCGGCCCTGCTGTGTCAGTGGCCGAGCAACCGGCCTTCGACATGCCGCGTGCCGATCAGGTCATCACGCTGGACGTAGTCATGGGCCCGCGCAGCGACTGGTTCACCGCCGAGGCGCAGCAATTGCTGGCGCAACAGACCTGGTTGGTAACGCCGCAATCGAACCGCATCGGTATCCGTCTGGCGGGCGAGCAGTCGCTGGAGCGCGCCGTCAGTGGTGAGCTGCCCAGCGAAGGCACCACGGTCGGCGCCATTCAGGTGCCACCAAGCGGCCAGCCGGTGCTGTTTCTGGCCGATCATCCGTTGACCGGCGGCTACCCGGTCATCGGCGCTGTCGCCACCTACCACCTCGACAAGGCCGGGCAGATTCCGGTCAATGCGCGCATTCGCTTCAACCCGCTGGGTGCCTTCGAGCCAGTGCATCCCGCCACTTCAGACGAGACCAATAACCGATGA
- a CDS encoding putative hydro-lyase: MNSTLQHARQAAIEARARYRKGLVSPTAGQAPGLTQCNMITLPRDWAYDFLLFAQRNPQACPVLDVTEPGSYTTLLAEQADLRTDLPLYRVWRDGQLAEEVSDAREVWAQHGDLVSFLIGCSFTFETDLMNAGIDVRHISEGCNVPMYRSNRICRPAGRLQGEMVVSMRPIAADRVAEAARITGRYPGVHGAPVHVGEPELLGIKDLARPDFGDAVTIKPGEIPVFWACGVTPQAVVMASRVPFAISHAPGHMFITDIPDSYYHV, encoded by the coding sequence ATGAACAGCACACTGCAACATGCCCGTCAGGCAGCCATTGAAGCCCGCGCTCGTTACCGCAAAGGGTTGGTCTCGCCGACTGCTGGCCAGGCCCCTGGTCTGACCCAGTGCAACATGATCACGCTGCCACGTGACTGGGCTTACGACTTTCTGCTGTTCGCCCAGCGCAACCCGCAGGCCTGCCCGGTGCTGGATGTGACCGAGCCCGGCAGTTACACCACGCTGCTGGCCGAGCAGGCCGACTTGCGTACCGACCTGCCGTTGTATCGGGTCTGGCGCGATGGCCAACTGGCTGAAGAAGTCAGCGACGCACGCGAAGTCTGGGCGCAGCACGGCGATCTGGTCAGTTTTCTGATCGGTTGCAGCTTCACTTTCGAAACCGACCTGATGAACGCCGGGATCGATGTACGGCACATCAGCGAAGGCTGCAACGTGCCCATGTACCGCAGCAATCGGATCTGTCGGCCTGCCGGTCGTCTTCAGGGCGAAATGGTGGTGTCGATGCGGCCGATTGCAGCAGACCGGGTCGCGGAAGCAGCGCGGATCACCGGCCGGTATCCTGGCGTGCACGGCGCGCCGGTGCATGTCGGCGAGCCTGAATTGCTCGGCATCAAGGACCTTGCGCGTCCGGACTTCGGCGATGCGGTGACCATCAAACCCGGCGAGATCCCGGTGTTCTGGGCTTGCGGTGTCACGCCACAAGCGGTGGTCATGGCCTCCCGCGTGCCGTTTGCGATTTCTCATGCGCCGGGCCACATGTTCATTACCGATATCCCGGACAGCTACTACCACGTATAG
- a CDS encoding LamB/YcsF family protein, whose product MPAIDLNSDLGESFGAWSMGDDEAILDVVSSANVACGFHAGDPAGILRTLEAAAARGVSIGAHVAYPDLVGFGRRNMDIPTDQLMADVIYQIGALQGLARSAGTSVSYVKPHGALYNTIAGEPRQAAAVIQALLRVDPALKLVCLANSPLLDWAREAGLSCVAEAFADRAYTAEGTLVSRSRPGAVLHDAELIAERMLRLVRDGVIEAEDGREISLQADSICVHGDSPGAVNIARILKNRLHDAGVTVRAFSRG is encoded by the coding sequence ATGCCTGCGATAGACCTGAACAGCGATCTCGGCGAAAGCTTCGGCGCCTGGAGCATGGGTGATGACGAAGCGATTCTCGATGTGGTCAGCAGCGCCAACGTGGCCTGCGGCTTTCATGCCGGTGATCCGGCGGGAATCCTGCGCACCCTTGAAGCCGCTGCCGCACGCGGCGTGTCGATCGGTGCCCACGTGGCGTACCCGGACCTTGTCGGCTTCGGCCGTCGCAACATGGACATCCCGACTGATCAGTTGATGGCCGACGTCATCTATCAGATCGGCGCACTGCAAGGCCTGGCCCGCAGCGCCGGGACGTCGGTGAGTTACGTCAAGCCCCACGGCGCGCTGTACAACACCATTGCTGGCGAACCGCGTCAGGCGGCGGCGGTCATTCAGGCATTGTTGCGCGTCGATCCGGCCTTGAAGCTGGTGTGCCTGGCCAATTCGCCACTGCTCGATTGGGCGCGTGAAGCGGGATTGTCTTGCGTGGCCGAAGCCTTCGCCGACCGTGCCTACACCGCTGAGGGCACGCTGGTGTCCCGTTCGCGGCCCGGTGCCGTGCTGCACGACGCCGAGCTGATCGCCGAGCGCATGCTGCGGCTGGTGCGCGACGGGGTTATCGAGGCCGAAGACGGACGCGAGATCAGCCTGCAAGCTGATTCGATCTGCGTACATGGCGACAGCCCCGGCGCGGTGAACATCGCACGCATCCTGAAAAACCGCCTGCACGACGCAGGCGTCACCGTCCGCGCATTCAGTCGAGGCTGA
- a CDS encoding NRAMP family divalent metal transporter, with product MTQTANEFTKARRASLIAAIFMMATSAIGPGFLTQTATFTATLGAAFAFGILASILIDFVVQLNVWRIVTLTKMRAADLANVAIPGSGYLLAVLVIFGGLVFSLGNIAGAGLGLNALTGLDPKWGGALSALIAIAIFSSHRAGIAMDRIMMVLGTLKVGLILFAAFASHPPLGEALRQTILPDMVDFAAITTIVGGTVGGYITYAGAHRLLDRGTVGVENIDVVSKAALTGILVTGVVRYILFLAILGVVASGVVIDVSGKGANPAAQAFTAAAGNFGLIMFGLVLWAAGISSVIGASYTSMSFITVFSKRITERARNLATVGFILITVVVYVMLGKPPAALLIFAGGFNGLILPLGLSIFMYVGWRRSDMMDGYHYPRWLLVLGVLTCLLSWYMAFKSVGPIFAFINAA from the coding sequence GTGACACAGACTGCCAATGAGTTCACCAAGGCGCGCCGCGCCTCATTGATTGCCGCGATCTTCATGATGGCGACCTCTGCCATCGGCCCGGGCTTTCTGACCCAGACCGCCACCTTTACCGCCACGCTCGGGGCGGCCTTTGCCTTCGGCATTCTGGCGTCGATCCTGATCGACTTCGTGGTGCAACTGAATGTCTGGCGTATCGTCACGCTGACCAAAATGCGTGCGGCGGATCTGGCCAACGTGGCGATTCCGGGCAGCGGTTATCTGCTGGCGGTGCTGGTGATTTTCGGCGGGCTGGTGTTCAGCCTGGGCAACATTGCCGGTGCAGGCCTGGGCCTGAATGCGCTGACAGGCCTCGACCCCAAGTGGGGTGGTGCCTTGAGTGCGCTGATCGCCATTGCGATCTTTTCCTCGCATCGAGCAGGCATCGCGATGGACCGCATCATGATGGTGCTGGGCACCTTGAAAGTCGGTCTGATCCTGTTTGCCGCCTTTGCCTCGCATCCGCCGCTGGGTGAAGCGTTGCGCCAGACGATCCTGCCGGACATGGTCGATTTCGCCGCCATCACGACTATCGTCGGCGGCACGGTGGGTGGCTACATCACCTATGCCGGTGCTCATCGCCTGCTGGATCGCGGCACCGTTGGGGTCGAAAATATCGATGTGGTGTCCAAGGCGGCGCTGACCGGTATTCTGGTCACCGGGGTTGTCCGTTACATATTGTTTCTCGCGATTCTCGGCGTGGTCGCCAGTGGCGTTGTCATCGACGTATCGGGCAAGGGCGCAAACCCTGCGGCCCAGGCGTTTACGGCGGCGGCTGGCAACTTTGGCCTGATCATGTTCGGCCTGGTGCTGTGGGCTGCCGGTATCAGCAGCGTGATCGGCGCGTCCTATACGTCGATGTCGTTCATTACGGTGTTTTCGAAACGCATCACCGAGCGAGCGCGCAATCTGGCGACGGTCGGTTTTATTCTGATCACCGTGGTCGTATACGTCATGCTCGGCAAACCGCCTGCCGCACTGTTGATATTTGCCGGTGGCTTCAACGGCTTGATCCTGCCGCTCGGCCTGAGCATTTTCATGTACGTCGGCTGGCGCCGGTCCGACATGATGGACGGCTACCACTATCCTCGCTGGCTATTGGTGCTGGGCGTGCTGACGTGCCTGTTGTCGTGGTACATGGCGTTCAAGTCAGTCGGTCCCATCTTTGCCTTTATCAATGCAGCCTGA
- a CDS encoding GntR family transcriptional regulator: MNDAPLSLPRTRGESLTQELRRMLVEGELVPGQRLSEAALADSLQVSRNTLREAFRVLTREGLLKHEPNRGVTVAEPDMASIIDIYRVRRFIECTAIAQGYPQHPGVRRMRAAVDAGIKAREARDWVAVGTANMMFHKAIVELADSPRLVTFYGQISAELRLAFGLLNNPELLHSPYLDMNAAVLGCLDAGQTDEATRMLEDYLVQSERTILAAFQRSRTGSQA; the protein is encoded by the coding sequence ATGAATGACGCCCCTCTCTCCCTGCCCCGTACGCGTGGAGAATCCCTCACCCAGGAACTGCGCAGAATGCTCGTGGAAGGCGAACTGGTCCCCGGGCAACGGCTGTCGGAAGCGGCGCTGGCGGACAGCCTGCAGGTTTCCCGCAACACCTTGAGAGAGGCGTTCAGAGTCCTGACCCGCGAGGGCTTGCTCAAGCATGAGCCCAACCGTGGCGTGACGGTGGCCGAACCGGATATGGCGTCGATCATCGACATCTACCGTGTGCGCCGCTTTATCGAATGCACAGCCATTGCCCAGGGCTACCCGCAACACCCTGGCGTGCGGCGCATGCGCGCGGCGGTCGACGCCGGTATCAAGGCCCGCGAAGCCCGCGACTGGGTGGCGGTCGGCACGGCCAACATGATGTTCCACAAGGCAATCGTCGAGTTGGCGGACAGCCCGCGACTGGTCACGTTTTACGGGCAGATTTCGGCAGAATTGCGCCTCGCGTTCGGGCTGCTGAACAACCCCGAACTGCTTCACTCGCCTTATCTGGACATGAACGCCGCTGTTCTCGGCTGTCTTGACGCCGGCCAGACCGACGAGGCGACGCGGATGCTGGAAGACTATCTGGTGCAATCGGAACGGACGATTCTGGCCGCTTTCCAGCGCAGCCGAACCGGCAGTCAGGCCTGA